In Capricornis sumatraensis isolate serow.1 chromosome 6, serow.2, whole genome shotgun sequence, the genomic window GGCAGAGCTGGCTAGAGAATGGAAGCTCTAGAAATCTCCTGGGTTGACTGTAGGTTAGTGGCATTGTCACCAGGCTCTTCAGGAATTCCTCattcctccccctccttccagAAGTGGGGTAGGTGGGCATCCCCAACCCTTGGTGTCAGCGCTGGCCTGTACCTCACATTGGGCAATGAAGTGGAAGTGGAAGTAAGAGGCCATTTCTGAGTGGAAGCCGCAGGAATCCACACAGGCTCTGTcatcttctcttcttcttttgccattTCACCAGCAGAGTGCCATATGGCAGATGCTTTGTCATCTGAGGCCCACAGGATGAAAAAGATGAAGTAGATTCCCCATCCATCTCTGATGGACCTGGAGAGTGAGCAAGAAAATGAACCTTTGTATTTTTAAGCCTCTGCAGTTATGAAGTCATGCCACAGAATAACTagttccccaggtggcgctagtggtaaagaatccccctgccaatacaggagacataagagaccctggtttgatacctgggtcaggaagatcctctggaggagacacagaaacccacttgagtattcttggcaggagaatgccatggacaaagaagcctggcaggctagagtccataggttcccaaagatttggacaggactaaagcgattccccatggacggaggagcctggtgggctgcagtccatggggtcgctaagagtcgggcacgactgagcgacttcactttcacttttcactttgatgcattggagaaggaaatggcaacccactccagtattcttgcctggagaatcccagggacggaaaaGGCTAGTGGggtaccatctatggggtcacacagagtcggacacgactgaagcgacttagcagcagtagcaaagcgactcagcacacacacacttgcctgACGGACTTAGAGAACAACAGGAAAGTGGGCCATCTTCCTGGAGAGGAGATCTCCCCTCAGCAGAGCTATGGCAGCAGCTTTCACCTCTGCATTCCTTAGGCTGTAGATGATGGGGTTCAATGAGGGGGTCACAATCCCGTAGAACAATGCAATAAGCTTATCCAAGTTGAGTTCCTTGGCTTTGGGTTTGAAGTACATGAAGGAGAGAGTTCCATAGAAAATCACTACCACTGTGAGGTGGGCAGAGCAGGTAGAGAAGGCTTTGTGCCGGCCGGCAGCAGAGGGCACCCTCAGGATGGCAGTGAGGATGAACACGTAGGACAGGAAGATGAGCAGCAGCGGGGCCAGCGTCAGGACAGCTGAAGCCACCATTATTAGCAGTGCATTGAGAGAGATGTCCCCACAGGCTAGTTTCAGCACCGCCAAGATCTCACAGAAGAAGTGGTTGATGATATTGTGGCCACAGAAGGGGAGGCTCCAGGTGAGATTGGAATGGAGAAGGGAGTTGGCAAAGCCTGCCCCCCAGCTCAGTGCCATCATCCACATGCTCGTGTGCCAGCTCATGAGCTCTGAGTAGCGAAGCGGCTGGCAGATGGCCACATACCGGTCACACGCCATCATGGCCAAGAGCACACACTCCGTGGAGCCCAGCGCCAGGGTCAGGTACATCTGCAGGGCACAGCCAGGGAAGGAGATGGTGCTTTGGGTTTCCAGGAAGTTGACTAGCATGAGAGGCACGAAGGAGGATGTGCCACAGATGTCCATGAGGGCGAGGTTgctgaggaagaagtacatgggggtgtgaagGCGGGGGTCCAGCACGTTCAGCCCGATGAGGAGGGCGTTCCCCAGCACGTTCACAGAGTAGATGCCCAGGCAGAGCACAAACAGCACCATCTCTAGGTTGTGGTGGTCGTGTAGCCCCAGCAGGACAAACTCTGTC contains:
- the LOC138081284 gene encoding olfactory receptor 2S2-like, coding for MRWMEREMNGANQTLVTEFVLLGLHDHHNLEMVLFVLCLGIYSVNVLGNALLIGLNVLDPRLHTPMYFFLSNLALMDICGTSSFVPLMLVNFLETQSTISFPGCALQMYLTLALGSTECVLLAMMACDRYVAICQPLRYSELMSWHTSMWMMALSWGAGFANSLLHSNLTWSLPFCGHNIINHFFCEILAVLKLACGDISLNALLIMVASAVLTLAPLLLIFLSYVFILTAILRVPSAAGRHKAFSTCSAHLTVVVIFYGTLSFMYFKPKAKELNLDKLIALFYGIVTPSLNPIIYSLRNAEVKAAAIALLRGDLLSRKMAHFPVVL